The Peromyscus maniculatus bairdii isolate BWxNUB_F1_BW_parent chromosome 6, HU_Pman_BW_mat_3.1, whole genome shotgun sequence genome has a segment encoding these proteins:
- the Inka2 gene encoding PAK4-inhibitor INKA2 translates to MSPSPANGRMRKESGDMDCYLRRLKQELMSMKEVGDGLQDQMNCMMGALQELKLLQVQTALEQLEISGGTPAFSCSESSQKQPECPRWQGSGGPARPVASPSSSQTSFDSSPKFPCHRGICGKDLAPLPNMQLPEDQNCTQQGLEWVEPDDWTSTLMSRGRNRQPLVLGDNVFADLVGNWLDLPELEKGGEKSETGGPREPKGEKSQSRELGRKFALTANIFRKFLRSVRPDRDRLLKEKPGWMTPMVSESRAGRSQKVKKRSLSKGSGRFPFSSTGEPRHIETPATSSPKALEPSRGGFDINTAVWV, encoded by the exons ATGAGCCCGAGCCCGGCAAATGGGCGAATGAGGAAGGAGAGCGGGGACATGGACTGCTATCTGCGTCGCCTCAAACAGGAGCTG ATGTCCATGAAAGAGGTGGGGGATGGCTTACAGGATCAGATGAACTGCATGATGGGTGCGCTGCAAGAGCTGAAGCTCCTACAGGTGCAGACAGCGTTGGAACAGCTGGAGATTTCTGGAGGCACACCGGCCTTCAGCTGCTCAGAGAGCTCACAGAAACAGCCCGAGTGTCCTCGCTGGCAGGGTAGTGGAGGTCCTGCCAGGCCTgtggcctctccttcctccagccaGACTTCCTTTGACAGCAGCCCCAAGTTTCCATGCCATAGGGGTATCTGTGGGAAGGATCTTGCTCCCCTTCCCAACATGCAGCTGCCGGAGGACCAAAACTGTACCCAACAGGGGCTGGAGTGGGTGGAACCAGATGACTGGACCTCCACGTTGATGTCACGGGGCAGAAATCGGCAGCCTCTGGTGTTAGGGGACAATGTCTTTGCAGACCTGGTGGGCAACTGGCTAGACTTACCAGAACTGGAGAAGGGTGGGGAGAAGAGTGAGACCGGGGGACCCAGGGAGCCCAAAGGAGAAAAAAGCCAGTCCCGGGAGCTGGGTCGCAAGTTTGCCCTAACAGCAAACATTTTTAGGAAGTTCTTGCGCAGCGTGCGGCCCGATCGAGACCGGCTGCTCAAGGAGAAGCCAGGGTGGATGACGCCCATGGTCTCCGAGTCACGAGCCGGACGCTCGCAGAAAGTCAAGAAGAGGAGCCTTTCCAAGGGCTCAGGACGGTTCCCTTTCTCAAGCACGGGAGAGCCCAGACACATTGAAACCCCCGCCACCAGCAGCCCCAAGGCCTTAGAACCCTCCCGTGGGGGCTTTGACATTAACACagctgtctgggtctga